A genomic region of Nymphaea colorata isolate Beijing-Zhang1983 chromosome 2, ASM883128v2, whole genome shotgun sequence contains the following coding sequences:
- the LOC116247802 gene encoding uncharacterized protein At2g33490-like, translating to MKSSFKKLRGFALHKSDAKVKRSPQRFSQIDELARATQDMQDMRNCYDSLFAAAAATANAAYEFSLSLRELGSCLLEKTALNDDEDTGRVLLMLGKAQYQIQKFVDSYRSHISKTITSPSDSLLNELQILEDMKRQCDDKRDAYEYMVASQSEKGRSKNARENVSPEKLKAALDEYEDEATLFIFRLKSLKQGQSRSLLTQAVRHHAAQMNLFKKGFKFLESVEPHVKVVTEQQQIDYQFSGLEDDDAEDGDDESYDANDDGELSDFEQPHHVPKTISTMRHMDLDDRLDHASIPTVPTEPSQGIQGKVQRDSCASTSPNDGCHSAPILAYHDKKSDTEDLREVKPSAARKLNTYVLPTPGDAKSTLSASRAPPGRQINVDLQACSLFHSLPLGPKKQAGDNVADQSSGAQNLSQLHSLLKESNTNNVTGRASVHLGEGVSLHTSDWRNFSDNKKIKRQAFSGPLTGKPLSNKPIPSAGGSTASLEPSVLVSGAFARIPVSQRPPPSKVSPSSSPPLMSSPKISELHELPRPPGGMAKNDVSSKGSLVAHSAPLVSRSQQRSLAEKHSARTTATASPLPRPPATMARSFSIPSRGGQRTEMINYLDPPPVDLSLEVSSPPLTPLAFPTSQPKIATVEVTAKATE from the exons GACATGCAAGACATGAGAAACTGTTACGACAGCTTATTTGCTGCAGCTGCTGCCACTGCAAATGCTGCATATG AATTTTCATTGTCATTGAGGGAGTTGGGTTCCTGTCTCCTAGAGAAGACTGCTTTAAATGATGATGAGGATACTG GCAGGGTCTTGTTAATGCTTGGGAAAGCACAATATCAGATCCAGAAGTTTGTTGATAGCTAT AGGTCACATATTTCCAAGACAATTACGAGTCCATCTGACTCTCTTCTCAATGAACTTCAAATACTAGAG GACATGAAACGGCAATGTGATGATAAAAG AGATGCGTATGAATATATGGTGGCTTCTCAGTCAGAAAAAGGAAGATCAAAAAATGCTAGAGAAAACGTTTCACCTGAAAAGTTGAAAGCTGCTCTAGACGAATATGAAGATGAAGCAACTTTGTTTATTTTCCGCTTGAAATCATTGAAGCAAGGTCAATCCAGGAGTCTTTTGACACAGGCTGTTCGGCATCATGCTGCACAG ATGAACCTTTTCAAAAAAGGTTTCAAGTTTCTAGAGTCAGTTGAGCCCCATGTCAAAGTTGTTACAGAGCAACAGCAGATTGATTATCAGTTTAGTGGACTTGAGGATGATGATGCTGAAGATGGTGATGATGAGAGTTATGATGCCAATGATGATGGAGAACTTTCTGATTTCGAACAACCACATCATGTACCCAAAACTATCAGTACAATGAGGCATATGGAT TTAGATGATCGACTGGATCATGCTTCTATTCCAACTGTGCCAACTGAACCCTCTCAG GGAATTCAAGGAAAGGTTCAGAGGGATTCTTGTGCATCTACTTCTCCTAATGATGGTTGCCATTCTGCACCCATTCTGGCGTATCATGATAAGAAGAGTGATACTGAAGACTTGAGGGAAGTAAAGCCATCAGCAGCAAGGAAATTGAACACATATGTGCTGCCAACACCTGGTGATGCCAAAAGTACCTTGTCTGCTAGTAGAGCTCCTCCTGGAAGACAGATTAACGTAGATCTGCAAGCATGTAGTCTATTCCATTCATTACCCTTAGGACCGAAAAAGCAGGCAGGAGATAATGTAGCTGACCAATCGTCTGGAGCACAAAATTTATCACAATTACATTCCTTACTGAAAGAAAGCAACACCAATAATGTCACTGGTCGAGCCTCTGTGCATTTGGGAGAGGGGGTTTCACTGCATACATCTGACTGGAGAAATTTTTCTGATAATAAAAAGATCAAGAGACAAGCCTTCTCTGGTCCATTGACAGGTAAGCCATTATCAAATAAACCCATTCCATCTGCTGGTGGTTCTACAGCCTCTCTAGAGCCCTCTGTGCTAGTATCTGGAGCGTTTGCCCGGATCCCTGTGTCTCAGCGGCCTCCTCCCTCCAAAGTCTCACCGTCTTCTTCACCTCCACTTATGTCTTCACCAAAAATAAGTGAACTCCACGAGCTTCCAAGACCTCCAGGTGGCATGGCCAAGAATGATGTTTCATCCAAGGGAAGTCTGGTTGCCCATTCTGCCCCTTTGGTTTCTAGAAGTCAACAGCGTTCGTTGGCAGAAAAACATTCAGCGAGAACAACAGCTACAGCGTCTCCATTACCAAGACCTCCAGCCACTATGGCCCGCAGTTTCTCCATACCTTCAAGAGGTGGTCAAAGAACAGAAATGATCAACTACCTAGATCCTCCTCCTGTGGACCTGAGCTTGGAGGTTTCTTCACCTCCTTTGACACCACTCGCATTTCCAACCAGCCAACCAAAAATTGCTACCGTGGAGGTGACTGCTAAAGCAACAG AGTGA